The sequence below is a genomic window from Stigmatopora nigra isolate UIUO_SnigA chromosome 4, RoL_Snig_1.1, whole genome shotgun sequence.
CTTCccaggtgtgtttgtgtgtttgtgtgtgtgtttgtgtgtgtttgtgtgtgtgtgtttgtgtgtgtgtgtgtgtttgtgtgtgtgtgtgtgtgtgtgtgtgtgtgtttgtgtgtgtgtgtgtttgtgtgtgtgtgtgtgtgtgtttgtgtgtgtgtgtgtgtgtgtgtgtgtttgtgtgtgtttgtgtgtgtttgtgtgtgtgtgtgtttgtgtgtgtgtttgtgtgtgtgtttgtgtgtgtgtgtttgtgtgtgtgtgtttgtgtgtgtgtttgtgtgtgtgtgtgtttgtgtgtgtgtgtgtttgtgtgtgtgtgtgtgtttgtgtgtgtgtgtttgtgtatttgtgtgagtTTTGAGTTTCTTCAAAAGAATGAAAGGACTTTGGAAATTGCCACGAGTTGGAATTCCAGCCGCCCTTGGACGTTTTTCCCCCCTCGGGCTCCCACAGGAAGGGCCCTTTCAGTCGAAGAgaagtgaaaagaaaagaattCACTGCCACGGCACTTTCATAGCACCACCTGCTGGATGAAAGTCAACATTTCAGACATGAAGCAAGCAtcattccaaagacatttattcatgtttgacaacaagtaaaagaagaaaaaaaacgggacacttgagatttttttgggtgaggaGGGGGGCAAAATTCTCAAAAGAGTTCATGACGAAAACAACTAAATATATGAAATGTTCCCTTCTAAACCATGCGAGGCTCGTCGGGCTCGTCGGGGTCATCGGGGGTGGCGACTGAGTGACTGACGACGAGCGATTCGGGACGGCGGGCCGGCTCGCCAGCTAGACACCTACAAGTTGTTCAAGTCAAAGGTGAGGAGAAAGATGATGCCGGCGAGCACCACGCTCATGAGGAGCACCACCGTCAGGAGCAGGGCCCGACATACGCAGCGGCTGGCCCGCCCCAGCCCCAGCCCGCTCTCGCTCTCGTGCCCGAGCCCACTCCCGTTGCCTgcggcgccggcggcggcgcgtTGGACGGGCGCTTCGGGAAGACTGATGTCCAGCTGACTTTCCCCGGGCTCCGCTTGACACCGGCTTACCCTTGAGCGGAGACCGGCGGGATTGTGAGAAAAGAAAgccgggagggagggagggagggagggagggagtgaggGAGGCGCGGAGCCAGCGGCGAGCCACCCACCTTTGGATGTGCAACTTCCCCTCGGCGCGGTAGAAGCGGACGCTGTGAGCGCGTCGCATGGCGGCCGGCAGGGAGGCCAGCACCCGGGCGTCGGTGGCCAGCCGGCTCAGGTCCGGGGCCGGCAGCGGCGTGGGGTGGCGGCACAGCGGGCAGCGGATGGCGGCCGGACGCGCCGACTTGACGTTGATGCGGGCCAGGCACTCCAGGCAGAAGGTGTGCTTGCACTCCAGCATCTTTGGGCACTGGAACACGTTGTTGAAGCGGCTGTAGCACACCCGGCACTCCAAGTCGGGGGGAGTCGGGGCGGGGCTCGGGCTCTCGCCCGGGGTCTTGCTCTTGACCGGGGTCTCCGCCGGGGTCTCCGCCGGGGTCTGGCTCTTGGCCGGCGACACGGGGGAAGGCTCCCCTGCCATGGTGGAGCGGGAGCCGGGAGGTGTTTCGGAGCCGCGGCGCCAAATCTTTGGCTCGAGCAGCTGGAAAGAAGGCAGCGGACGCTAGAGAGAGGCTAGCTGCTAAATCAAAGGGTGACTAGAAAAGGGCTACGGCGGCTCCATTCAAATGGCAGCTTCACAAGAACAACTCCAATGACTCAAAAACACACCGTCGGGATGGATTCCGGTCCGTCAGTGTGACGGCGGCCAAGCCCATTCAAGGCTTTAGAGCAAAGTCACTGCATGGAGCCCGTGTCCAACTAGTTGTCAAAATTCCGTCCGAACAAACGGAGCCAAAGAAGGGGTCGACGCTTCAAACGTACCTTTGGCGCGCTCTCCCGGCGCAGAACCAGACTCTTTTGGCTCTGGGTCCACGGGTGGCCAAGAGTGCCCGTGGTGGAATGGGCCCGTCGGACGACGTGGCCGCCTGACACAAAGCGCTGGAAATGGGCCCGCTGAATGGGCGTGTGACTTCCCATTGTTGAAAGGTGCAAAAGCACAGCAATTAGGCATTCAGGCTGCATCCAATTAGACTGATTGCAAgctcgctctgtctctctctttgattttgcctttttttctcaggGCCTTCTCTCGCCTTATTCTTTTCATCGTTTTACTCTTCTGCTCGTCGTGATTCATAGaaaagaggttttttttttttcctcaagcgcccatcgttcattcattttgccaAGTGCTAATGGCAGTAGCAAAGCGCTCGCTCGGTGGCCACGCCGTGACTGGGCA
It includes:
- the LOC144195583 gene encoding uncharacterized protein LOC144195583; translated protein: MGSHTPIQRAHFQRFVSGGHVVRRAHSTTGTLGHPWTQSQKSLVLRRESAPKLLEPKIWRRGSETPPGSRSTMAGEPSPVSPAKSQTPAETPAETPVKSKTPGESPSPAPTPPDLECRVCYSRFNNVFQCPKMLECKHTFCLECLARINVKSARPAAIRCPLCRHPTPLPAPDLSRLATDARVLASLPAAMRRAHSVRFYRAEGKLHIQRVSRCQAEPGESQLDISLPEAPVQRAAAGAAGNGSGLGHESESGLGLGRASRCVCRALLLTVVLLMSVVLAGIIFLLTFDLNNL